A stretch of Christensenellaceae bacterium DNA encodes these proteins:
- a CDS encoding amino acid transporter has translation MATKKLRLFDAILAAVCIVLTIDAVAPAAAIGNSQYFWWILLLLGFFIPYGLVNAELGTAYEDEGGLCDWVKRAFGIRTGSRAAFYYWINFPIWVTSTLVMFTQVFTAATGIPVPPLTALFVQLGVVWLVVFLSNYRISESKWLVNIGALLKTGLILLLGCLGIYAAVTRGVANPANSFMDFLPSVSGLSYISIIIFNFIGFEVVTTYASDMQNAKKEIPRAIILSGILITAFYLFASFGIGVAIPTAELSKASGFIDSLRILLGSTGGAVLVTCGALFMFTLVTNMMTWSLGVNYVTQHAAQYGTLPQFLASKSKKQQMPLGANILNGVIITIMLVVAAVLELSGSGTDVFWMFFALNVDLLLACYLFLFPSFWKLRKIDPDRPRPYRVKGGNIRIFLTALMPFALLCMTLFFTFFDQGADGSLSLNLPIAIGVGAAVGMGEIVAWHSISKYRKKQAAQKSAQPAR, from the coding sequence ATGGCAACGAAAAAGCTTCGATTGTTTGACGCTATCCTCGCGGCGGTGTGCATCGTGCTGACGATTGATGCAGTTGCGCCGGCGGCCGCGATCGGAAATTCCCAGTACTTTTGGTGGATCCTTTTGCTTTTGGGGTTCTTTATTCCCTACGGCCTTGTGAACGCGGAGCTGGGAACGGCTTATGAGGACGAGGGCGGCCTGTGCGACTGGGTCAAGCGCGCATTCGGTATCCGTACGGGCTCGCGCGCCGCTTTTTATTACTGGATCAATTTTCCGATCTGGGTGACTTCCACCCTCGTGATGTTCACGCAGGTATTTACCGCGGCTACAGGCATTCCCGTGCCGCCGCTGACCGCGCTCTTTGTGCAGCTTGGCGTGGTATGGCTGGTGGTTTTCCTTTCCAACTACCGCATCAGCGAAAGCAAATGGCTGGTCAACATCGGCGCGCTTTTAAAGACAGGCCTTATTCTTCTTTTAGGGTGCCTGGGCATATATGCGGCCGTTACGCGCGGGGTTGCCAACCCTGCGAATTCTTTCATGGATTTTCTTCCCAGCGTATCCGGCCTTTCGTATATTTCCATTATTATTTTTAACTTTATCGGCTTTGAAGTCGTTACCACCTATGCGAGCGACATGCAAAACGCGAAAAAGGAAATCCCCCGCGCTATTATTTTGAGCGGTATCCTGATCACCGCGTTTTATTTGTTCGCCTCTTTCGGCATAGGCGTAGCCATCCCCACGGCCGAACTTTCCAAGGCCAGCGGCTTTATCGACAGCCTGCGTATTCTTTTGGGGTCCACGGGCGGCGCGGTGCTCGTCACCTGCGGCGCGCTCTTTATGTTCACGCTCGTCACCAACATGATGACATGGTCGCTGGGCGTCAACTACGTGACGCAGCATGCGGCGCAGTATGGAACGCTTCCTCAATTCCTTGCAAGCAAAAGCAAAAAACAGCAGATGCCCCTCGGCGCAAATATTTTAAACGGCGTAATCATCACCATTATGCTCGTCGTGGCAGCCGTGCTCGAGCTTTCCGGAAGCGGCACGGACGTGTTTTGGATGTTTTTTGCGCTCAATGTTGATTTGCTGCTTGCATGTTACCTTTTCCTGTTTCCGTCTTTCTGGAAACTGCGCAAGATCGATCCCGACCGCCCCCGGCCATACCGCGTCAAGGGCGGGAATATCCGTATTTTCCTGACGGCACTGATGCCTTTTGCTCTTTTATGCATGACGCTTTTCTTTACCTTTTTCGACCAGGGCGCCGACGGTTCGCTCAGTTTGAACCTGCCGATCGCCATCGGCGTGGGCGCCGCTGTAGGCATGGGTGAAATCGTCGCCTGGCACAGTATATCCAAATACAGAAAAAAACAGGCTGCGCAAAAATCTGCGCAGCCTGCCAGGTAA
- a CDS encoding ABC transporter, whose protein sequence is MLTIKHFTKSYKGGKKAVDDLSLTVEDGDIYGFIGHNGAGKTTTIKAVVGILDFDGGQIEIDGMSIREKPVECKRITAYIPDNPDLYDSLTGIQYLNFIGDIFAIPKAERETLIKQYADLFEITVSLGDLISSYSHGMKQKLALISALIHKPKLLVLDEPFVGLDPKAAHTVKQIMHEMCENGSAIFFSTHVLEVAEKLCNKIAIIKNGKLLRAGTLEEVKGDESLEDVFLELIDE, encoded by the coding sequence GTGTTAACAATCAAGCATTTTACCAAGAGCTACAAAGGCGGCAAAAAAGCGGTCGACGACCTGTCGCTGACCGTGGAGGACGGCGATATTTACGGATTTATCGGCCATAACGGCGCAGGTAAAACGACGACTATCAAAGCCGTGGTCGGTATTTTGGACTTTGACGGCGGCCAGATCGAGATTGACGGTATGTCTATCCGGGAAAAGCCCGTGGAATGTAAGCGGATCACGGCTTATATTCCGGATAACCCCGATCTTTACGACAGCCTCACCGGCATCCAGTACCTTAATTTTATCGGCGATATTTTCGCGATCCCCAAAGCGGAGCGCGAAACACTAATCAAACAATATGCCGACCTCTTTGAGATCACAGTAAGTTTAGGCGACTTGATTTCATCCTATTCCCACGGCATGAAGCAGAAGCTGGCGCTTATCTCGGCGCTTATCCACAAGCCGAAGCTGCTTGTTTTAGACGAACCGTTCGTGGGCCTTGACCCCAAAGCGGCGCACACGGTCAAGCAGATCATGCATGAGATGTGCGAAAACGGCAGCGCGATCTTTTTCTCCACGCACGTACTGGAGGTGGCGGAAAAACTGTGCAACAAGATCGCCATCATTAAAAACGGCAAACTCCTGCGCGCGGGAACGCTCGAGGAAGTCAAAGGCGACGAAAGTCTGGAAGACGTATTTTTGGAGTTAATCGATGAATAA
- a CDS encoding ABC transporter permease, with product MEKTKVNVWRSIDKNILWLALIIIGLVVWMTIAAPSNFWKGATFQSMAYQFPEFGIMSLGMMLCMIAGGIDLSVVGISNLAGIMAAVVMQAAGGDVNGGIIIAALVVAVAVGAGAGAFNGFMIGNLRIPAMLVTLSAQQIFMGLGIAITKGPAISGLPESFTAIANGLVFNAIPIPLFIFIAVVVILFLVLRFTVYGQQLYLMGANPTASAYSGINNFGVTMKTYMASGIMAAVAGIIVASHYGSAKADYGTSYQLLTLLIVILGGISPSGGKGKLAGVVLSILVLQIISSAFNILRFDSYLKTFVYGLVMIGVMMVQYGAEVYGGRPKKLKVRKTS from the coding sequence ATGGAAAAGACGAAAGTTAACGTATGGAGATCCATTGATAAAAATATCCTGTGGCTGGCGCTGATCATCATCGGCCTCGTGGTGTGGATGACCATTGCCGCTCCCAGTAATTTCTGGAAAGGCGCGACTTTCCAGTCTATGGCCTACCAGTTTCCGGAATTCGGTATTATGTCCCTGGGCATGATGCTTTGTATGATCGCCGGCGGCATCGACCTTTCTGTTGTCGGTATCTCTAACCTCGCGGGCATCATGGCGGCAGTCGTCATGCAGGCCGCGGGCGGGGATGTAAACGGCGGGATTATCATAGCTGCGCTTGTGGTAGCCGTTGCAGTCGGCGCGGGCGCGGGCGCATTCAACGGCTTTATGATCGGGAATCTGCGCATTCCGGCAATGCTCGTTACGTTGTCAGCGCAGCAGATTTTCATGGGCCTTGGAATTGCCATCACCAAAGGACCTGCAATCAGCGGCCTGCCGGAAAGCTTTACGGCGATCGCCAACGGTCTGGTGTTCAATGCCATACCGATCCCCTTGTTTATTTTCATCGCGGTGGTTGTGATTCTGTTCCTGGTACTGCGCTTTACCGTATACGGCCAGCAGCTATACCTGATGGGCGCGAATCCGACGGCTTCCGCATATTCGGGTATCAACAATTTCGGTGTGACCATGAAAACATATATGGCGTCCGGAATCATGGCGGCAGTGGCGGGGATCATCGTCGCATCGCACTATGGCTCGGCAAAGGCGGACTACGGTACTTCTTATCAACTGCTGACGCTGCTGATCGTTATCCTCGGTGGGATTTCCCCGTCGGGTGGTAAAGGAAAGCTGGCGGGCGTGGTGCTTTCCATCCTGGTCCTGCAGATTATTTCCAGCGCCTTTAACATCCTGCGCTTCGATTCTTATCTGAAGACGTTTGTATACGGGCTTGTCATGATCGGCGTTATGATGGTGCAGTATGGCGCGGAAGTGTACGGAGGCCGTCCTAAAAAATTAAAAGTGAGGAAAACGTCATGA
- the ogt gene encoding methylated-DNA--protein-cysteine methyltransferase, with translation MNFYSRVYEIVKQIPCGKVASYGQIARLAGNPRAPRAVGYALHLNPEPGAVPCHRVVNREGRLAPAFAFGGMDAQKAMLAEEGVWVSSDGYVDMERFRWDA, from the coding sequence ATGAATTTTTATAGCAGGGTTTATGAGATCGTGAAGCAGATACCATGCGGCAAAGTCGCTTCCTACGGGCAGATTGCGCGTTTGGCGGGTAATCCTCGCGCGCCGCGCGCCGTGGGGTACGCGCTGCATTTAAATCCGGAGCCGGGAGCCGTTCCCTGTCATAGGGTTGTGAACCGCGAAGGGAGGCTTGCCCCAGCGTTTGCTTTTGGCGGCATGGATGCGCAAAAGGCTATGCTCGCCGAAGAGGGCGTGTGGGTCAGCAGCGATGGATATGTGGACATGGAGCGTTTCAGATGGGATGCATAG
- a CDS encoding sugar ABC transporter permease has protein sequence MDKLNKFEKKNVFTSNEAIVIYIIIGLCLVIGLANNAFFSANTAVDTARAMLTMLMFAMCEMIVIISGGIDVSFPAFASFAMYLTTKMMIDNGWDGVLSAFLIAAGIGAGLGLINAFLVGTFKIPTLIATLGTSSLINGALLAFVGTNEISNLPSQLDAASKSFLFQVGSADKVSSMSVFIILPIVLCVVVWFLLKYTMLGRSIYAIGGDQNSARRAGFNVAKTQYFIYIFVGIIVGITGMTYTLLARNSNPLNLMGSEMMVIAAVVLGGARITGGHGSVLGTILGVALISIVQNNLIMLGIPTYWQTFVIGVLIIVGCSITSIKAKRIALSPKI, from the coding sequence ATGGATAAATTAAATAAATTTGAAAAAAAGAATGTCTTTACTTCAAACGAGGCGATCGTTATCTATATCATTATCGGCCTGTGCCTGGTGATCGGTCTTGCGAACAACGCGTTTTTCAGCGCCAATACCGCAGTCGATACGGCGCGTGCAATGCTGACGATGTTGATGTTCGCCATGTGCGAGATGATTGTTATTATCTCCGGCGGCATTGACGTATCGTTTCCGGCGTTCGCGTCGTTTGCAATGTATCTGACGACGAAGATGATGATTGACAACGGCTGGGACGGCGTACTGTCGGCGTTTCTGATTGCGGCCGGTATCGGCGCGGGACTCGGACTGATCAACGCTTTTCTGGTCGGCACTTTCAAAATCCCGACGCTGATCGCAACCCTGGGAACAAGCAGCCTCATAAACGGCGCGCTGCTGGCGTTCGTAGGCACGAATGAAATCTCGAACCTGCCGTCGCAGCTTGACGCCGCGTCCAAATCCTTCCTCTTCCAGGTGGGATCGGCGGACAAGGTATCCTCGATGTCGGTATTTATTATCCTGCCGATCGTGCTGTGCGTGGTGGTGTGGTTCCTGCTTAAGTATACAATGCTGGGCCGCTCCATTTATGCCATTGGCGGGGACCAGAATTCGGCCCGCAGGGCAGGATTCAATGTAGCGAAAACACAATATTTCATTTATATTTTTGTAGGTATCATTGTGGGTATCACGGGCATGACGTATACGCTCCTGGCCCGCAACTCCAACCCTCTGAACCTGATGGGAAGCGAAATGATGGTCATCGCGGCTGTCGTACTGGGCGGCGCAAGGATCACAGGCGGGCACGGAAGCGTGCTGGGGACGATACTCGGCGTAGCCCTGATCAGTATTGTGCAGAACAACCTGATTATGCTGGGCATTCCCACCTATTGGCAGACTTTCGTCATTGGCGTCCTGATCATCGTGGGCTGCTCTATTACGTCCATCAAGGCGAAGCGCATCGCGCTCAGCCCGAAGATTTGA
- a CDS encoding autoinducer 2 ABC transporter substrate-binding protein (frameshifted, deletion at around 2622073), whose protein sequence is MDEGVKQFAADTGVDAYQNGPAEADAAQQAQYVEEAIAAGVDAICVVPNDPTSLEEVLKRAKDAGIVVISHEAAGMKNVDWDIEAFDNVAYGEHFMMKLAELMGQKGEYAVMVGYLTSASHNTWVDSSIAYQEQNYPDMKLAMDKIESAEDQEQAYNKTKEALTANVNITGFQGSSMADPAGIARAVDEMGMTGKVHIVGTSLVSVCGKYVRDGVIDMISFWDPAAAGYAMNELALRILNGEEIGEGTALTVQGYEKLALDSANDKTLLAQAWIDVDKSNVDDPLYNF, encoded by the coding sequence ATGGATGAGGGCGTTAAACAGTTTGCTGCCGATACCGGCGTAGACGCTTATCAAAACGGTCCTGCCGAAGCTGACGCTGCGCAGCAGGCCCAGTATGTAGAAGAAGCCATCGCCGCCGGCGTTGACGCTATCTGTGTAGTTCCGAACGACCCGACGTCTCTTGAAGAAGTTCTGAAAAGGGCAAAGGATGCCGGCATCGTTGTTATCTCGCACGAAGCTGCCGGAATGAAGAACGTTGACTGGGATATCGAAGCGTTTGACAACGTCGCTTATGGCGAGCACTTCATGATGAAGTTGGCTGAACTCATGGGCCAAAAGGGCGAATATGCGGTGATGGTTGGTTATCTGACATCCGCTTCTCACAACACATGGGTTGATTCTTCCATCGCTTATCAGGAACAGAACTATCCTGACATGAAGCTTGCTATGGACAAAATCGAGTCCGCAGAGGATCAGGAACAGGCTTACAATAAGACGAAAGAAGCCCTGACGGCAAATGTGAATATCACAGGCTTCCAGGGTTCTTCCATGGCCGATCCGGCTGGTATCGCAAGAGCGGTTGACGAAATGGGTATGACCGGCAAGGTGCATATCGTTGGTACGTCCCTTGTATCCGTTTGCGGTAAATATGTACGTGACGGCGTTATAGACATGATCTCTTTCTGGGATCCGGCTGCTGCTGGTTATGCAATGAACGAACTGGCTCTGCGCATCTTAAACGGCGAAGAGATCGGCGAGGGCACGGCGCTGACGGTACAGGGCTATGAGAAATTGGCGCTTGACAGCGCAAACGACAAGACCCTGCTCGCACAGGCTTGGATCGACGTTGACAAATCCAACGTGGATGATCCGCTGTATAATTTCTAA
- a CDS encoding lipase, with product MSEVFLKVTGIKKSFGGVKALKGVDLTINKGEVRCLAGENGCGKSTLIKVISGAHDADEGEIYIDGKTFQSLTPMEAIKMGIQVIYQDFSVFPNMTVAENIALNSELNSGKKVVNWKDVRSIAKQAMEKIGANIPLDVLVERLSVANRQMVAICRALLNDAKLVIMDEPTTALTAKEVAKLFEIIKMLQAQGIAVLIVNHKLDEVYDIAQTLTILRNGENVADGPINEFDRARFVKAMTGREIEDVFYRPKQKERKILEVYDLERTGEFSDVSFTLCDGDVLGITGLLGSGRGEIGEALFGMAPPTGGKIILDGKEIKIKSVADAMKNNIGYVPEDRLTEGLFLEIPIGTNTVAASIKNYLKGGRIDYKAMKESMWEWIKKLSIAAPSPQPPIKTLSGGNQQKVVLAKWLNTSPKLLILNGPTVGVDIGSKSDIHKILHSLVEDGVGVIIISDDLPELIQNCNKILIMRGGKLAASMDAEDLDETKLAALLSEQA from the coding sequence ATGTCAGAGGTATTCTTGAAAGTAACAGGAATCAAAAAATCCTTTGGCGGTGTAAAGGCTTTAAAAGGCGTTGACCTGACGATCAATAAAGGCGAGGTTCGCTGCCTGGCCGGAGAAAACGGCTGCGGCAAATCTACGCTGATCAAAGTCATTTCCGGCGCTCACGATGCCGACGAAGGCGAAATCTACATCGACGGGAAAACATTCCAATCATTGACGCCCATGGAAGCAATCAAAATGGGTATCCAGGTCATTTATCAAGATTTTTCAGTTTTTCCGAACATGACCGTCGCTGAAAATATCGCTCTTAACAGTGAACTTAATTCCGGTAAAAAAGTTGTCAATTGGAAAGACGTGCGCAGCATCGCCAAACAGGCAATGGAAAAAATCGGCGCAAATATTCCGCTTGACGTTTTAGTGGAACGGTTATCCGTAGCAAACAGACAGATGGTTGCCATCTGCCGCGCGCTTTTAAATGACGCGAAACTGGTCATCATGGACGAACCTACCACGGCTCTTACCGCAAAAGAAGTTGCGAAATTATTCGAAATCATCAAAATGCTGCAGGCCCAGGGGATTGCGGTACTCATCGTTAATCATAAACTGGACGAAGTTTACGACATCGCCCAGACGCTTACCATTCTGCGCAACGGCGAAAACGTGGCCGACGGCCCGATCAATGAATTCGACCGCGCGCGCTTTGTCAAGGCGATGACGGGCAGGGAGATTGAAGACGTCTTTTACCGTCCGAAGCAAAAGGAGAGGAAAATTCTCGAGGTTTATGACCTTGAACGTACAGGGGAATTTTCCGATGTCAGCTTTACGCTGTGCGACGGGGACGTGCTCGGCATTACAGGCCTTTTGGGTTCCGGCCGCGGGGAAATCGGCGAGGCGTTGTTTGGAATGGCGCCGCCGACCGGCGGTAAGATTATTCTTGACGGCAAGGAAATCAAAATCAAAAGCGTTGCCGACGCAATGAAAAACAATATCGGCTATGTGCCGGAGGACCGCCTGACGGAAGGACTGTTTCTCGAAATTCCCATCGGCACCAACACAGTCGCCGCTTCGATCAAGAATTATCTGAAAGGCGGCAGAATCGATTATAAGGCCATGAAAGAATCCATGTGGGAATGGATCAAAAAGCTGTCCATTGCCGCTCCTTCGCCCCAGCCGCCCATCAAGACGCTCTCAGGCGGAAACCAGCAGAAAGTCGTGCTTGCCAAGTGGCTGAACACCAGCCCCAAGTTGCTGATCCTAAACGGTCCTACCGTGGGCGTGGACATCGGTTCCAAATCGGATATTCATAAGATACTGCACAGTCTTGTAGAGGACGGCGTGGGCGTCATCATCATTTCGGACGACCTGCCGGAGCTCATCCAGAACTGCAATAAGATCCTGATCATGCGCGGCGGCAAGCTGGCCGCAAGCATGGATGCGGAAGATCTCGACGAAACGAAGCTGGCCGCTCTGCTGAGCGAGCAGGCATAG
- the gloA gene encoding lactoylglutathione lyase yields the protein MKFRMIHNNLNVFDLQKSLDFYEKALGLKEVRRKEAQDGSFIIVYLANGQSPHQLELTWLKEKDTPYDLGDNEIHLAFETDDFEAAHALHREMGCICFENEAMGIYFIEDPDGYWLEVLPQK from the coding sequence ATGAAATTCAGAATGATCCACAACAATTTAAATGTATTTGACCTGCAGAAGTCCCTGGATTTTTATGAAAAGGCGCTGGGGCTAAAAGAGGTGCGCCGCAAGGAAGCGCAGGACGGCAGCTTTATCATCGTATACCTTGCGAACGGGCAGTCGCCGCACCAGCTAGAACTTACCTGGCTCAAGGAAAAGGATACCCCATACGATTTAGGGGATAACGAGATCCACCTGGCCTTTGAAACGGACGATTTTGAAGCGGCGCATGCGCTTCACCGCGAAATGGGGTGTATCTGTTTTGAGAACGAGGCCATGGGTATTTACTTCATTGAAGATCCGGACGGTTACTGGCTGGAAGTCCTGCCGCAAAAATAA
- a CDS encoding ABC transporter permease: MNNLGLLLKTYMRTSFGFNKAKYSHDKKAKSRGMTALLAFCYILIVFAVFGMCIAMMDSLSAIHAEYIALNIIMMAASIMTLFTTIYKVNGTLFGFGDYDMLMSLPIKTGTLITSRILILYGLNFLFVLGVMVPAAVAYAIIAQPEAAFYPLYIVMMLATPMLPIIIATVIGTLIAAAASRFKRKNGMNVILTVVAFMVFMIVWMGFWMNSGDIIINFADIGGMINQVLINIYPLVGLFGSTVAQFDMLSFLVFLLISFGAFAVFVAVVAKLFKKINTAITTTRAAANYKMTELKTASPKKALYKREMKRYLSSSRYVLNTAVGPLLLIVVGVVLLVSGVEGFGVYSEIPQFSTLIAVAAPMGISFFLVIASPSASSVSLEGKNLWIVRSLPVDTRLVLKAKLNVTMTLFYPSVIICGTLFNLAIRPEPPLAVGMYLIPLAYSYFAALLGLKCNLNSPNFDWTNEVTVVKQSKPVLITMLAGMLLTIVPAFLALFMGSLIMLIMFIAVTALDIILYRNLMTKGVKQFESF; this comes from the coding sequence ATGAATAATCTTGGTTTATTATTAAAAACATATATGCGCACCTCGTTTGGTTTTAACAAAGCGAAGTATTCGCATGACAAAAAGGCAAAATCCAGGGGCATGACCGCGCTCCTTGCCTTTTGCTACATCCTGATCGTTTTTGCCGTATTCGGCATGTGCATCGCTATGATGGACAGTCTGTCCGCCATTCACGCGGAATACATCGCCTTAAACATCATTATGATGGCCGCATCCATTATGACTTTGTTTACGACGATCTACAAGGTAAACGGTACGCTGTTCGGGTTTGGCGACTATGATATGCTAATGTCGCTGCCCATTAAGACGGGCACGCTGATCACCAGCCGTATCCTGATTCTTTACGGCCTTAATTTCCTGTTTGTCCTCGGCGTAATGGTTCCCGCGGCTGTTGCATACGCAATCATCGCGCAGCCGGAGGCGGCGTTTTATCCGCTTTACATTGTCATGATGCTGGCCACGCCCATGCTGCCTATCATTATCGCAACGGTGATCGGCACGCTGATCGCGGCTGCCGCTTCGCGCTTTAAGCGCAAAAACGGCATGAACGTCATCCTTACGGTGGTGGCATTTATGGTGTTCATGATCGTATGGATGGGCTTTTGGATGAACTCCGGCGATATTATCATCAATTTTGCCGATATTGGCGGCATGATCAACCAGGTGCTTATTAACATCTATCCCCTGGTCGGGTTATTCGGCAGTACGGTCGCGCAGTTTGATATGCTGTCTTTTCTGGTCTTCCTGCTGATTTCTTTCGGCGCGTTCGCTGTTTTCGTCGCCGTGGTTGCCAAACTGTTCAAAAAGATCAATACCGCTATCACCACTACGCGCGCGGCGGCAAACTACAAAATGACGGAGCTGAAAACGGCTTCCCCCAAAAAGGCGCTTTACAAACGTGAAATGAAACGCTACCTTTCTTCTTCCCGATACGTCCTCAATACCGCGGTCGGCCCGCTCCTTTTGATCGTCGTGGGCGTTGTCCTGCTGGTTTCGGGCGTTGAAGGCTTCGGCGTTTATTCGGAAATACCGCAGTTTTCCACGCTGATCGCGGTCGCCGCCCCGATGGGGATCTCATTCTTTTTGGTCATCGCCTCTCCCTCGGCATCCTCCGTTTCGCTTGAGGGAAAGAACCTGTGGATCGTGCGTTCGCTGCCCGTGGACACCCGTCTTGTTTTAAAGGCGAAGCTCAACGTGACGATGACGCTTTTCTACCCGTCGGTGATTATCTGCGGCACGCTGTTTAACCTGGCGATCAGGCCTGAGCCGCCTCTTGCCGTCGGCATGTACCTGATTCCGCTTGCATACAGCTACTTCGCCGCGCTGCTGGGTCTGAAATGCAACCTCAATTCGCCTAACTTCGACTGGACGAACGAGGTAACGGTCGTCAAACAAAGCAAGCCTGTCCTGATTACCATGCTGGCTGGTATGCTCCTCACCATCGTTCCTGCGTTCCTTGCCCTTTTTATGGGTTCTCTTATCATGCTCATCATGTTCATCGCCGTCACGGCGCTGGACATTATCCTGTACCGCAATCTGATGACCAAAGGTGTAAAACAATTTGAGAGTTTCTGA
- the mscL gene encoding large-conductance mechanosensitive channel, whose amino-acid sequence MEKKKKGKGFLGEFKEFISRGSVMDLAVGVIIGGAFTAIVNALVENILNPIIGLVTGGMMDFSSLKIPLSADPAGAAIQIGAFINAVINFILIALVIFLLVKGLNRLHKKPEPEPEKAPRLCPYCKSEIADDATRCPHCTSVLPDDLCIDEAVEEGKKAYGRKVGENN is encoded by the coding sequence ATGGAAAAAAAGAAAAAAGGGAAAGGCTTCTTAGGAGAATTTAAAGAATTCATCTCGCGCGGCAGCGTGATGGATCTCGCGGTCGGCGTGATCATTGGCGGTGCGTTCACGGCGATCGTCAATGCGCTGGTAGAAAACATCCTCAATCCGATCATCGGGCTGGTGACGGGCGGCATGATGGATTTCTCCAGCCTGAAGATCCCGCTCAGCGCGGATCCTGCAGGAGCGGCGATACAGATTGGGGCGTTTATCAATGCGGTTATCAATTTTATATTGATCGCACTGGTAATCTTCCTGTTGGTCAAGGGGCTCAACAGGCTGCATAAAAAGCCTGAACCGGAGCCGGAAAAAGCGCCTCGGCTGTGTCCGTACTGCAAAAGCGAGATTGCGGACGACGCGACGCGCTGCCCGCATTGTACTTCTGTGCTGCCGGACGACCTTTGCATAGACGAAGCGGTGGAAGAGGGCAAGAAAGCATACGGACGTAAGGTAGGGGAGAACAACTGA